In Ignavibacteria bacterium, a single genomic region encodes these proteins:
- a CDS encoding CoA-binding protein, protein MNTKEILQKYKNIAVVGFSDNPERDSNKIAIYMMNNGYNVVGVNPKLDGRVVDGIKCYAHLSEIPEKIDIVDIFRLPIAVPGIVEETMKLKNRPDVIWTQLGVINEEAKKKAEENGFIYVENKCLYIEHKLNR, encoded by the coding sequence ATGAATACTAAAGAGATACTGCAAAAGTACAAGAATATCGCCGTGGTTGGGTTCTCAGACAATCCGGAAAGAGACAGCAACAAAATTGCTATTTACATGATGAATAACGGTTATAACGTTGTCGGGGTGAATCCAAAACTTGACGGCAGGGTTGTAGATGGAATAAAATGCTATGCACATTTAAGCGAGATACCTGAGAAGATTGACATTGTGGATATATTCAGACTTCCAATTGCTGTACCAGGTATTGTTGAAGAAACTATGAAACTTAAGAATAGACCTGATGTAATCTGGACACAGCTTGGGGTAATAAACGAAGAAGCGAAGAAAAAGGCTGAAGAAAACGGGTTTATATACGTTGAAAACAAATGCCTTTATATAGAGCATAAATTAAATAGGTAG
- a CDS encoding DUF2723 domain-containing protein: MKTKLYFSIASFFIPFIVYVTTLAPGLYFIDTGELAAVCVKLGIAHPTGYPLFTILGSIFAKLPIGDYIYRLNIMCAVLSSITALVFFNMMYFILTELNLNKEQDKSTRFYTDEKNTLTAILISFSGAMVLAFSSTFWNTSNSLEVYSLHVLLVVTVMFLYLKAGNSYVKGDYDLKYWLLFAFVLGLSFTNHLSTIFLSVGFLYLYFAVNGFSKMSFKKILYMIIPFVLALSVYVYFFVRGDNTVIAWGNPVTWDNFMRHVSGKQFSVWMFTSTGSASKQFSHFVDIFPKEFFYIPVIIAIFGIIETFLKQKRFFYFTLLLFVFNILYAINYDIHDIDTYFLLAFVVTSIWFALGLKFLFAKMKISGLAAVSLSLIIPAFSIYGNYDENNLKNSHFVKEYTNNVFRSAREKSIIMSTQWDFWVSASFYEQYVHNIRPDVIVIDKELMRKSWYLKHLKDHYPELYSRSNAEFYTYAKELYKFEKFTENYTKPKNETDKQNLILIQNAFMNLLNSIITRNPEYAFYTTSEIEEEKNERMMKDYARIPEGLLFRYEPKMEFDSTYAEPEIVFTKTTETDYYHTFLMNAYYFMFLNRASFLMNFNKLDRAEELIKRALEIKPNDRTAIGMQKRLNEMRGLNP; this comes from the coding sequence TTGAAGACAAAACTATATTTTTCAATCGCTTCCTTTTTTATACCGTTTATAGTTTATGTCACGACACTTGCTCCCGGTTTGTATTTTATTGACACGGGTGAATTAGCGGCAGTATGCGTAAAGCTTGGGATTGCACATCCAACCGGTTATCCTTTATTTACAATACTGGGAAGTATATTTGCAAAGCTTCCTATAGGAGATTATATATACAGGCTTAATATAATGTGTGCGGTACTTTCATCGATAACTGCACTCGTGTTCTTCAACATGATGTATTTTATACTTACAGAACTTAACCTTAACAAAGAGCAGGATAAAAGTACAAGATTTTATACGGATGAAAAGAATACACTAACAGCAATTCTAATTTCTTTTTCCGGTGCAATGGTACTTGCATTTTCAAGCACTTTCTGGAATACATCCAATTCTCTTGAAGTATATTCACTGCATGTTCTTTTAGTAGTAACGGTGATGTTTCTATACCTTAAAGCAGGAAATTCATATGTGAAAGGGGATTACGACCTCAAGTACTGGCTCTTATTTGCTTTTGTGCTTGGATTAAGTTTTACAAACCATCTATCAACGATATTTCTCAGTGTAGGTTTTCTATACCTGTATTTTGCGGTTAACGGATTCAGTAAAATGTCGTTCAAGAAGATATTATATATGATAATTCCGTTCGTGTTAGCACTATCCGTTTATGTATATTTCTTCGTTCGCGGAGACAATACTGTTATTGCATGGGGAAATCCCGTTACATGGGATAATTTTATGAGGCACGTATCAGGAAAACAATTCAGCGTATGGATGTTCACTTCGACCGGGTCAGCATCGAAACAATTCTCGCATTTCGTAGATATTTTTCCGAAAGAGTTTTTCTACATTCCAGTTATAATAGCAATATTCGGTATCATTGAAACATTTCTCAAACAGAAGAGATTCTTCTATTTCACATTACTGCTATTTGTGTTTAACATACTATATGCGATTAACTATGACATACACGATATAGATACGTATTTCCTGCTGGCATTTGTCGTAACATCGATTTGGTTTGCGTTGGGACTGAAATTTTTGTTTGCAAAAATGAAAATCAGCGGATTAGCTGCAGTATCATTATCACTGATTATACCCGCATTTTCGATATACGGAAATTATGATGAGAACAATCTGAAAAACAGCCACTTCGTTAAAGAATACACGAATAATGTTTTTAGGTCAGCAAGAGAAAAGTCTATTATAATGTCAACGCAGTGGGATTTCTGGGTCTCAGCATCATTTTACGAACAATATGTACATAATATTAGACCAGACGTTATTGTGATTGACAAGGAACTGATGAGAAAATCGTGGTATTTAAAGCATTTGAAAGATCACTATCCAGAATTGTATTCACGAAGTAATGCGGAATTTTATACTTACGCAAAAGAGTTGTATAAATTTGAGAAATTTACGGAAAATTATACGAAACCAAAGAACGAAACTGACAAACAGAATTTGATTCTTATACAAAATGCATTCATGAACCTTCTTAACAGCATAATAACCAGAAATCCGGAATACGCATTTTACACGACCTCTGAAATAGAAGAAGAAAAAAATGAAAGAATGATGAAAGATTATGCAAGAATACCTGAGGGTTTGTTATTCCGGTATGAACCGAAAATGGAATTTGATTCAACTTATGCAGAACCTGAGATTGTTTTCACAAAAACAACTGAAACCGACTACTATCACACTTTTTTGATGAACGCATATTATTTTATGTTTTTGAACAGAGCAAGTTTCCTGATGAATTTCAACAAACTTGACAGAGCTGAAGAACTTATAAAGAGGGCTTTAGAGATAAAACCTAACGATAGAACCGCGATAGGAATGCAGAAGAGATTAAATGAAATGCGCGGATTAAACCCATAG
- a CDS encoding BamA/TamA family outer membrane protein, with amino-acid sequence MRKYIPIILFILVAVTNIYSFELNDTLKVDSTYIKMMQEMIVERIILIGNTKTKDEVILREMMLKEGSKFNLEYLENDVKRLYNLGLFNRVDVIPAPLSSTKINLVFEFEEGFYFLPIPQGGFKEGSLKKIWGGLNFLWKNFRGMNEAVNLSFGVGYEPFISASYLNPWIFGKSHYFFKTGIRYSRNYPRSVGKSDSIGVIFDKNEVPTYTQDDFRADLKVGKYIGQNSSISADIQVNKIWTSQYEPGRTVSKDGNDFFPTMGIDFTFDTRDYKKFATYGSFYFTRLSRSGMFTGVIDVNKFQTDLRRFIPIKITKDYALVLAGRFNSVLSFGGGEIPVYLQESMGYDNLIRGWDNFVLQGEDKLFSSLELRIPLVKPFYVKGSDHFIISKLPIANSFSYRYGAYATLFFDIGGVWTRKESIYDVQFKNGFGAGINFLLPFDFVARLDLGFRKIPYKTDYKGQLIIALDASF; translated from the coding sequence TTGAGAAAATACATACCTATAATATTATTCATATTAGTTGCAGTAACTAATATATATTCATTTGAATTAAACGATACTCTTAAAGTTGATTCGACATATATTAAAATGATGCAAGAAATGATAGTTGAGCGTATTATTTTAATCGGTAATACGAAGACTAAAGATGAAGTAATACTTAGGGAAATGATGTTAAAAGAAGGTAGTAAGTTTAATCTTGAGTATCTTGAGAATGATGTAAAAAGACTTTATAATCTCGGACTTTTTAACCGAGTTGACGTTATACCGGCACCTTTAAGTTCAACGAAAATTAATCTTGTTTTCGAATTTGAGGAAGGCTTTTATTTTTTACCTATACCTCAGGGAGGGTTCAAGGAAGGTTCGCTTAAGAAGATATGGGGCGGATTAAATTTCTTGTGGAAGAATTTCAGGGGTATGAACGAAGCAGTGAATTTAAGTTTCGGTGTTGGATACGAACCATTTATTTCTGCTTCCTATTTGAATCCTTGGATATTTGGAAAAAGTCATTACTTTTTCAAGACCGGCATCAGATATTCGAGGAATTATCCACGCAGTGTTGGTAAATCAGATTCTATAGGAGTTATATTTGATAAGAACGAAGTACCAACCTACACTCAGGATGATTTCAGAGCAGATTTAAAAGTTGGCAAATACATAGGTCAGAATTCTTCAATTTCAGCAGACATTCAAGTAAACAAAATCTGGACATCTCAATATGAGCCCGGAAGAACTGTATCAAAAGACGGCAATGATTTTTTCCCGACGATGGGAATAGATTTCACGTTTGATACACGAGATTACAAGAAGTTTGCAACTTACGGGAGTTTTTATTTTACAAGGTTGTCGAGGAGCGGCATGTTTACAGGGGTAATTGATGTAAACAAATTTCAAACTGACCTGAGACGTTTTATTCCGATAAAAATCACAAAAGACTATGCACTCGTTCTTGCCGGAAGGTTTAACTCAGTGCTATCATTCGGAGGCGGTGAGATACCGGTTTATCTGCAGGAATCTATGGGATATGACAATTTAATAAGAGGATGGGATAACTTTGTATTACAAGGAGAGGATAAGTTATTTTCATCATTAGAGCTCAGGATACCGCTTGTGAAACCATTTTACGTAAAGGGTTCAGACCATTTTATAATCAGCAAACTTCCGATAGCAAATAGTTTTTCATACAGATACGGTGCGTATGCTACGCTTTTTTTCGATATAGGAGGTGTCTGGACGAGAAAAGAATCCATATATGACGTACAGTTTAAGAACGGATTCGGAGCGGGAATAAACTTTTTACTGCCGTTCGATTTTGTTGCAAGGCTTGACCTTGGATTTAGAAAAATCCCATATAAGACAGATTATAAGGGACAATTAATAATAGCATTAGACGCATCATTTTAA
- a CDS encoding RsmE family RNA methyltransferase gives MEYYYTEPENIDKESKLLLIKGYEYKHLVKVLRKKKDDIISITDGLRNIYVTKIVNIQKDSIQCEITETKYNLNEPKINLRLFLSPLRKSDRFEFLVEKAVELGVYEIQPVISKHSILQTSFSKAKMERLHKIMISAMGQSQRCYLPVLHNTMSLKEMIISAEVYKNKYVYYEYAENKKGIITKLDNEENICIFTGPEGGFDKSEIQQLIENNWQVRSLGERKLRAETAAIISVFENLKNL, from the coding sequence ATGGAATATTATTACACAGAACCAGAAAATATTGACAAAGAAAGCAAACTTCTTTTAATTAAAGGTTATGAGTACAAGCACCTCGTTAAAGTATTACGAAAGAAAAAGGATGATATTATAAGTATTACAGACGGACTTAGGAACATTTACGTAACCAAAATAGTAAATATTCAAAAGGATTCGATACAATGTGAAATAACCGAAACGAAGTATAACTTAAATGAACCGAAAATTAATCTAAGACTATTCTTATCACCATTAAGGAAAAGCGACAGGTTTGAATTTCTTGTAGAGAAAGCAGTGGAACTGGGTGTGTATGAGATACAGCCTGTTATTTCTAAACACTCGATACTGCAAACATCTTTTTCAAAGGCAAAAATGGAAAGACTGCATAAAATTATGATAAGTGCTATGGGTCAGTCGCAAAGATGTTATTTACCCGTTCTTCATAATACGATGTCTTTGAAAGAAATGATTATAAGCGCCGAAGTATACAAGAATAAATACGTTTATTACGAATATGCAGAAAACAAAAAGGGAATAATTACGAAATTGGATAATGAGGAAAATATTTGTATCTTTACGGGACCAGAGGGAGGATTCGACAAAAGCGAAATACAACAACTAATAGAAAACAACTGGCAGGTCCGAAGTCTCGGTGAAAGAAAACTGAGAGCTGAGACCGCTGCAATTATAAGTGTGTTTGAAAATTTAAAAAACCTATAA
- a CDS encoding c-type cytochrome: MRKILLAVIILSIFISSCGKKEEQSVNSEKKKDNTESTSNDLSAKGKTIFYQASNLTGLKCADCHSDGTNTDQTNTKYFSDVIQANKRESVFAGTIIGENVKKNGGGATFCWETFSKMGRPITEEEINSLNAYYESLKGEVKESKYTTIALPKPDKAKLKADQIKIAGLTPDIQHGEKLFKETCGFCHGGKTVKRVPSLFDEDFEGNLKSIVYHVRFGAKFMPFYSYEKLTDQDVADIAEYIMKNQKK; this comes from the coding sequence ATGAGAAAAATATTATTAGCTGTAATAATATTAAGCATATTTATTTCTTCCTGCGGAAAGAAGGAAGAGCAATCAGTAAACAGCGAAAAGAAAAAAGATAATACAGAAAGTACTTCTAATGATTTATCCGCAAAAGGAAAAACGATATTTTATCAAGCATCAAACTTGACCGGACTAAAATGTGCGGACTGTCACAGCGACGGCACAAACACAGACCAAACAAACACGAAGTATTTTTCTGACGTAATTCAGGCAAACAAAAGGGAATCTGTTTTTGCCGGAACGATTATAGGTGAGAATGTTAAAAAGAATGGTGGCGGAGCTACGTTTTGCTGGGAAACTTTTTCAAAGATGGGAAGACCGATTACTGAAGAAGAAATCAATTCCTTAAATGCATATTATGAATCTCTAAAAGGTGAAGTAAAAGAAAGCAAGTACACTACGATTGCGCTGCCAAAGCCGGACAAAGCAAAGTTAAAAGCAGACCAGATAAAGATTGCGGGTCTTACGCCTGATATTCAGCATGGCGAAAAGTTATTTAAAGAAACATGCGGATTCTGCCACGGCGGAAAAACAGTAAAACGTGTACCATCCCTATTTGATGAAGATTTTGAGGGAAATTTAAAGAGCATAGTTTATCATGTAAGATTCGGAGCTAAGTTTATGCCGTTCTATTCGTATGAAAAGCTTACTGATCAAGATGTTGCTGATATTGCGGAATACATAATGAAGAATCAGAAGAAATAG
- the nuoL gene encoding NADH-quinone oxidoreductase subunit L: MQNYFILIVVLPLLGFLVNSLLGKKLNSEKLSGWLSSILVFIPFLIGVYYLIELLKLPPESRTIVYKYFSWISAGSFNLDYSFLIDPLSLVMILVVTGIGFLIHVYSIGYMHGDKGYPSFFANLNLFIFAMLHLILADNFLLVFLGWEGVGLCSYLLIGFWYEKKFTGDAAKKAFVVNRIGDFGFMIAMFLIFEYFGTLNISTFSGSIAGFPVNSPLLVAIALLFFLGATGKSAQIPLFVWLPDAMAGPTPVSALIHAATMVTAGVYLIARTSLLYALAPIASNVILIIGIATAILSATIALKQNDIKKILAYSTVSQLGFMFIALGTQSYVAAVFHLVTHAFFKALMFLGSGSVIHGMHEEQDIRKMGGLKSKMKITYITFLMGAIAISGIPPFSGFFSKDEILYKTFINAGILPYLLVLITAAFTAFYMFRLVGLTFFGKSRYDSNVHPHESPSTMTIPLIILAVLSVFGGFIGLPHIFGYNVLEHWLEPVFANSYSVIQTWRPDSIHAVSTEIILIIVSVIVAAASILISFRKYSKQESFEEERGLGKVLENKYYLDEVYDKTVVEPIFKTSDRLLWKIFDVKIIDGIVNGAANFASRTSLDWKKLQTGVIQDYGTFAVAGVIIIILYFLFV; this comes from the coding sequence ATGCAGAATTACTTTATTTTAATCGTTGTTTTACCCCTACTCGGTTTTTTAGTAAATTCACTTCTTGGTAAAAAACTAAATTCTGAGAAATTATCAGGCTGGCTGTCTTCAATTCTGGTTTTTATACCATTCTTAATTGGAGTTTATTACTTAATTGAATTACTTAAACTTCCTCCTGAATCTCGGACTATTGTCTATAAATATTTCTCGTGGATAAGCGCTGGTAGTTTTAATCTTGACTATTCTTTTCTCATTGACCCATTGTCACTCGTTATGATACTCGTGGTTACCGGTATCGGATTTCTTATCCATGTGTATTCAATCGGGTATATGCACGGAGATAAAGGCTATCCGAGCTTCTTCGCTAACCTGAATCTCTTTATTTTTGCCATGCTTCACCTTATTCTTGCTGATAATTTTCTCTTAGTATTCCTTGGATGGGAAGGTGTTGGACTTTGTTCGTATCTTCTGATTGGATTCTGGTATGAAAAGAAGTTTACAGGAGATGCTGCCAAAAAAGCTTTCGTTGTAAACAGAATAGGTGACTTTGGATTCATGATAGCGATGTTCTTAATTTTTGAATATTTTGGTACTCTAAATATTTCAACATTCTCTGGAAGTATCGCAGGTTTTCCTGTCAATAGTCCCCTGCTCGTTGCAATAGCTTTGCTTTTCTTTCTCGGTGCTACAGGTAAATCTGCTCAGATTCCTTTGTTTGTCTGGCTACCGGACGCTATGGCAGGTCCTACTCCTGTTTCTGCCCTAATTCATGCCGCAACAATGGTCACTGCGGGTGTTTATCTTATTGCACGTACGTCTTTGCTTTATGCACTGGCACCAATAGCAAGCAATGTTATTCTTATTATCGGTATCGCAACCGCAATATTGTCTGCTACAATAGCTCTTAAACAAAATGATATAAAAAAGATTCTTGCATATTCAACCGTATCTCAGCTTGGATTCATGTTTATCGCGCTAGGAACACAGTCTTATGTTGCCGCAGTATTCCATCTCGTAACACATGCTTTTTTCAAAGCTCTTATGTTTCTCGGAAGCGGTTCCGTCATACATGGAATGCATGAGGAACAAGATATACGGAAAATGGGAGGCCTGAAAAGCAAGATGAAAATTACATACATTACATTTTTAATGGGTGCAATCGCAATTTCAGGCATTCCCCCGTTCTCAGGATTTTTCAGTAAGGATGAAATTCTTTATAAAACATTTATTAATGCGGGAATACTCCCCTATCTTCTCGTTCTTATTACTGCTGCGTTTACAGCTTTCTATATGTTCAGGCTGGTAGGACTAACATTCTTCGGAAAATCGCGTTATGATTCTAATGTTCATCCTCACGAATCACCTTCAACTATGACTATACCGCTTATTATTCTTGCTGTGTTGTCAGTTTTTGGAGGATTTATCGGTCTGCCGCATATTTTTGGATATAACGTTCTTGAACACTGGCTTGAACCGGTTTTTGCAAATTCATATTCAGTAATACAAACATGGCGTCCTGATTCAATTCATGCTGTTTCTACAGAAATAATTTTAATTATTGTTTCAGTCATCGTTGCAGCTGCGTCAATTTTAATTTCGTTCAGAAAGTATTCTAAACAAGAATCTTTCGAAGAAGAAAGAGGTCTTGGCAAAGTTTTGGAGAATAAGTACTACCTTGATGAAGTATACGATAAGACGGTTGTAGAACCTATCTTTAAAACATCGGATCGTCTTCTCTGGAAAATTTTTGACGTTAAAATTATTGACGGAATTGTTAATGGTGCTGCGAATTTTGCATCACGTACAAGTCTTGACTGGAAGAAATTACAAACTGGAGTTATTCAAGACTACGGGACATTTGCTGTAGCAGGAGTTATAATAATAATTCTTTATTTCCTGTTCGTTTAA
- the nuoK gene encoding NADH-quinone oxidoreductase subunit NuoK — MELNLNLFLVLSAVLFSIGVVGVLVRRNAIVIFMCIELMLNSINLSLVSFSSFLGNDSGQVFVFFVLTVAAAEAAVGLAIVISLYRNKETLDINKINILKW; from the coding sequence TTGGAATTAAATTTAAACTTATTCCTTGTCTTAAGTGCTGTGCTTTTCAGCATAGGTGTTGTTGGCGTTCTGGTTCGCAGAAATGCAATAGTAATTTTTATGTGTATAGAGTTAATGCTAAACTCTATAAACCTTTCTCTTGTGTCGTTTTCGAGCTTTCTTGGTAATGACAGCGGACAGGTCTTTGTTTTCTTTGTTCTTACTGTAGCGGCTGCTGAAGCAGCTGTCGGACTTGCTATTGTTATTTCACTGTACAGAAACAAGGAAACTCTTGATATCAATAAAATTAACATCTTAAAATGGTAG
- a CDS encoding LptF/LptG family permease, with translation MRLLDKYILRSFIQNLLFGIFCFVIIFILVDLFENLDRFIDKNLSIGMLTLYYMYFIPDILKLITPIGMLLASLFTISRFVNYSELTAMKSAGISIYRYLLPIMIFGSVITLFLIYFNGWLVPGANRLKYDFERKILGRNLISDVTENIYIQDNINRIIIINYYNKTEQTCGNTLIKVFNKDTLYITEQRLDIVSMKWDSQRKDWFINEGYIRSFSKPDNETLEIIKDTLLSELQSFGKINLEPDLIEKQRLRPEELDLTEFKKFIENLEANGQDAAKEKVDYYSTISFPFANLITIIFGVSITSNRRKGGAALHFGISLIVSFLYLGFVKISQVFGYNGDVNPILTAWSANITFLAVSLFNFYRLNRY, from the coding sequence ATGAGACTTCTTGACAAATACATTTTACGCAGCTTCATACAGAATTTATTGTTTGGAATATTCTGTTTTGTAATTATTTTCATTTTAGTTGACTTATTTGAGAATCTAGATAGATTTATAGATAAGAACCTATCTATAGGAATGCTTACCCTGTATTACATGTATTTTATACCTGATATACTGAAGTTAATAACACCTATCGGTATGTTATTGGCGTCTTTATTTACTATAAGCCGGTTTGTAAATTACTCTGAGTTAACGGCAATGAAGTCTGCCGGAATTTCGATTTACAGGTATTTATTACCTATTATGATATTTGGATCAGTTATAACACTGTTCTTAATATACTTTAACGGATGGTTAGTACCAGGTGCAAACCGGTTGAAATACGATTTCGAAAGGAAGATTCTTGGAAGAAATCTAATATCTGATGTGACGGAAAATATATATATTCAGGATAATATAAACCGCATAATTATCATAAATTATTATAATAAAACCGAGCAGACATGCGGTAATACTTTAATTAAAGTGTTTAATAAAGATACACTTTACATTACTGAACAACGACTTGATATAGTGAGTATGAAGTGGGATTCACAAAGAAAAGACTGGTTCATAAATGAAGGATATATACGTTCATTCAGTAAGCCAGATAATGAGACACTTGAAATAATAAAGGATACACTACTTTCGGAACTTCAAAGCTTCGGAAAAATAAATCTTGAACCTGACTTGATTGAGAAACAAAGATTACGACCCGAAGAGCTAGATTTGACAGAATTCAAAAAATTTATTGAAAATCTCGAAGCCAATGGTCAGGATGCAGCAAAAGAAAAGGTTGATTATTATTCAACAATCTCATTCCCTTTTGCGAATCTCATAACAATAATATTCGGAGTATCCATTACTTCAAACAGACGAAAAGGAGGTGCGGCTCTACATTTCGGAATAAGCCTAATAGTAAGTTTCTTATATCTTGGTTTTGTAAAAATATCTCAAGTCTTTGGTTATAATGGAGATGTTAACCCCATATTGACAGCATGGTCAGCAAATATAACTTTTCTTGCTGTATCTCTCTTTAATTTTTACAGACTAAATCGTTACTAA
- a CDS encoding DUF3467 domain-containing protein: MDDVKQQGQINIELGEKEAEGNYSNLAIISHSGAEFIIDFTRILPGVPKAKVHSRIIMTPQHCKMFLNALRDNIERFEAQYGDIKLVGMSNDNAFGFQLPVKPSNEKVN; the protein is encoded by the coding sequence ATGGATGACGTAAAACAGCAAGGCCAAATAAATATTGAACTAGGAGAAAAGGAAGCAGAAGGAAATTACTCTAATTTAGCGATTATTTCACATTCCGGAGCTGAATTCATAATCGATTTTACAAGAATTCTTCCGGGAGTTCCCAAAGCAAAAGTTCACTCTCGGATTATTATGACCCCTCAGCATTGTAAAATGTTCTTAAACGCATTACGGGACAATATTGAGAGATTTGAAGCACAATACGGTGATATAAAATTAGTCGGTATGTCAAATGATAACGCATTTGGATTTCAACTGCCTGTTAAACCCTCAAATGAAAAGGTAAATTAG
- a CDS encoding PfkB family carbohydrate kinase, with protein MDKFNNIKTYIMSLLVIGSLALDTIETPFGKAEYTLGGSATFISTTASYFVDGVRLVGIVGTDFPAEEIEFLKSKGINTSGLEISKTKKTFHWHGRYHTDMNNRDSITTELNAFEDFNPTIPESFKDSEFVCLGNVNPEIQKKVIRQLINPKFIMIDTMNFWIEGKLDALKETMKLVDMMVINDSEVKMLAEENNLLLAAKKIFSMGPKMMIIKKGEHGALLITKNFLFSVPAFLLEQVFDPTGAGDTFAGGFMGWLTKTKDVSPANLKLAIVYGSVMASLAVEQFSLDGIRHLTKERIMKRFTEFRDLTHFETVSL; from the coding sequence TTGGACAAATTTAATAACATCAAAACATACATAATGAGCTTACTCGTAATCGGATCACTGGCCTTAGATACAATTGAAACACCTTTTGGAAAAGCTGAATACACGCTTGGTGGTTCAGCGACATTCATTTCTACAACAGCGAGCTACTTTGTTGACGGAGTTAGACTTGTAGGAATAGTTGGAACTGACTTCCCTGCTGAAGAGATTGAATTTCTGAAATCGAAGGGTATAAATACATCCGGTCTTGAGATTTCCAAAACCAAGAAGACATTTCACTGGCACGGCAGATACCATACTGACATGAATAACAGAGATTCAATTACGACAGAGCTAAACGCATTTGAAGATTTTAATCCGACAATTCCGGAAAGCTTCAAAGACAGTGAGTTTGTATGTCTCGGAAATGTAAATCCTGAAATTCAGAAAAAAGTAATTAGGCAGTTAATAAATCCGAAATTCATAATGATAGATACTATGAACTTCTGGATTGAGGGTAAGCTTGATGCATTGAAAGAAACTATGAAACTCGTTGACATGATGGTTATAAACGACTCTGAAGTAAAGATGCTTGCTGAAGAAAATAATCTTCTGCTCGCGGCAAAGAAAATTTTCTCTATGGGTCCAAAGATGATGATTATTAAAAAAGGTGAACACGGCGCACTACTGATAACAAAGAACTTTTTATTCAGCGTTCCTGCTTTTCTACTGGAACAAGTTTTTGACCCAACGGGAGCAGGTGACACATTTGCGGGCGGATTTATGGGATGGCTTACAAAGACAAAAGACGTCTCCCCTGCCAATTTAAAGCTGGCTATAGTTTACGGCAGTGTTATGGCATCTCTTGCGGTAGAACAGTTTTCACTCGACGGCATAAGACATCTCACAAAGGAAAGAATAATGAAGAGGTTTACGGAATTCAGAGACCTTACTCATTTCGAAACTGTATCGCTTTAG
- the recO gene encoding DNA repair protein RecO, producing the protein MSNIKTEAIILKGFKYGDSSKIITLFSADAGKFSAIVKGVRNSKSKLSGIFETLNHVSVIFNKKDNRDLQMISNADCISAYPNVKENFEKLMTAYKISELTSSMMFDYDVSKEVFTLLRDVLETLELSGRNFNLLFVLYQVKFSFIQGINPGRTEETRNFLDNKFVLRDKDSFSSKNLFDSKEINDAINELNRTEPFEYERVKMDGKLLDRLQNAYDFHFMINTGKYGLSRNRQIIEELSKKH; encoded by the coding sequence ATGAGTAATATAAAAACAGAAGCAATAATTCTCAAAGGATTTAAATACGGAGACTCGAGTAAGATTATTACTCTATTCTCCGCAGATGCAGGTAAATTTTCTGCAATCGTGAAAGGTGTACGAAATTCTAAATCGAAATTGAGCGGTATCTTTGAAACACTGAATCACGTTAGCGTTATTTTTAACAAGAAAGACAACAGAGACCTTCAGATGATATCGAACGCTGATTGTATATCCGCATATCCAAATGTTAAAGAGAATTTCGAGAAACTAATGACAGCTTACAAAATTTCGGAGCTGACTTCGAGCATGATGTTTGATTATGATGTAAGCAAGGAAGTATTTACACTGCTGCGGGATGTTCTTGAAACACTTGAATTATCAGGAAGAAACTTTAATCTGCTATTTGTATTATATCAAGTTAAGTTTTCTTTTATTCAAGGTATAAATCCGGGAAGGACAGAAGAAACAAGAAATTTTCTGGACAATAAATTTGTTTTAAGAGATAAGGATTCTTTTTCAAGTAAAAATTTATTCGATAGCAAGGAAATAAATGATGCCATAAATGAACTGAATAGGACGGAACCTTTTGAATACGAAAGAGTTAAAATGGACGGGAAATTACTGGACAGACTACAGAATGCATATGATTTCCATTTTATGATTAATACAGGAAAATATGGTTTAAGCAGAAACAGGCAAATAATAGAAGAATTATCAAAAAAACATTAA